In Haloarcula limicola, the genomic stretch TCGGCGGCCATCCGCTGGACGTGCTCGTTGGGCAGGAGTTCGCCGGCGTCGATGTGTGCCATATCGGGCGTACGAACCGGCCGGTGAAAAACGTGGGTCGCAGTTATTTGGGGGGCCGCCTCACCAGTGTCCGCGCGCACCCCTCGCACGGCTGTCACCGATTGGACGCGTTTTTACGCGCTGGCCGTCTACGACGGCCCAATGAGCCATCCTTTCGAGAATCTCCCGACGACGCCGACCGCCGAGGAGGTCGTCGACAAGGCCTTCTCGCGGGCGACGCGGGCCGGCGGCGCGAAAGAGGGCGTCGAGGCCCAGCAGTCGATGCTGATGACCGCCTCGAACATCGTCTCGGACAACCTCCAGAACGTCGCCCAGTCGTGGCCGACGATCGACGAGTTGGACCCGTTCTACGTCGAACTGGCCGACGCCGTCGTCGGCGAGGCCTACCCGTCCGAGGACGACCCGGGCGTCGACGCCCTGAAACAGCACCTCTCCGAGGTCTCGTGGGCCGGGCGCAAGGCCAAGGAGATCCGACAGGAGTACGAGGGCCGGCTGGTCCGCGGCGACAAGGACACCGCCCGCAAGCTCCGCAAGCAGGCGTTCGCCCGCATCGCCGACGTGGTCGAGGAGGTCGAGGGCGACCTCGCGGCCGTCTCGACGGCCAGAGACGCGCTGAAGGGGCTGCCGGACATCCGCCCGGACGAGCCGGCCATCGTCGTCGCGGGCTACCCCAACGTCGGGAAGTCCTCGTTCGTCAACCGCGTCACGCGCGCGGACAACGAGATCGCTTCGTATCCGTTCACGACGACCCAGATCCGCGTCGGCCACTTCGAGGACCAGCGCATCCGCTATCAACTGGTGGACACGCCGGGCCTGCTCGACCGGCCGCCGGAGGAGCGCAACGAGATCGAGTCGCAGGCCGTCAGCGCGCTCGAACACCTCGCCGACGCCGTTCTCGTCCTCGTCGACCCGAGCGAGGAGTGCGGCTATCCGCTCGCCCAGCAACTCGAACTGCGAAACGATATTCAGAGCCGTTTCGACGTGCCGGTGCTCACCATCGCCAACAAGAGCGACCGCTCGACGGACGTGGAGGCCGACCACTACATGAGCGTCACCGAGGACGACAACGTCGAGGGCGTGTTGCAGGCGGCCGTCGACGCCGTCGGCTACGAACTGGAACTGCCGTTCGACGACGAGTAGCGAGCGGAGCGTCGGTCAGCCGAGGACCCCGAGCAGTCCGAGCGCCCACCGGACCATCTCTGAGGCCGCGAACAGCGCCCCTTCGAGGCGCGAGAGCACCCGCCCGGTCCACAGCGCCGCGACCATGACGACCGAGACGCCGACCAGCC encodes the following:
- a CDS encoding NOG1 family protein, which gives rise to MSHPFENLPTTPTAEEVVDKAFSRATRAGGAKEGVEAQQSMLMTASNIVSDNLQNVAQSWPTIDELDPFYVELADAVVGEAYPSEDDPGVDALKQHLSEVSWAGRKAKEIRQEYEGRLVRGDKDTARKLRKQAFARIADVVEEVEGDLAAVSTARDALKGLPDIRPDEPAIVVAGYPNVGKSSFVNRVTRADNEIASYPFTTTQIRVGHFEDQRIRYQLVDTPGLLDRPPEERNEIESQAVSALEHLADAVLVLVDPSEECGYPLAQQLELRNDIQSRFDVPVLTIANKSDRSTDVEADHYMSVTEDDNVEGVLQAAVDAVGYELELPFDDE